Proteins encoded in a region of the Pangasianodon hypophthalmus isolate fPanHyp1 chromosome 21, fPanHyp1.pri, whole genome shotgun sequence genome:
- the LOC113533649 gene encoding uncharacterized protein LOC113533649 gives MYSVEDLLISHGYKLPRSGPASSSAPYDNRNTDCRRDNVENRPSGGGGALNGFGTAEGGGDSRTETGTGAYRPTQSVKAYPENNNNINEGPERIQRRLEVPVGFLGDLQPLGDSLATDSGFYDAPSLTFSEHTDERDIAFWRRRGQDFSALLDFADPRELRVSGGAWRGPVLAPEELRTERPLARWEEVQWMREPIDSGPETLRVTGERKCQSLGTEEWRPAVGLGRQLSDGEAERWSQEQQHRLRPTEGSVPATVRMKSQSLPRVLSPEDPQYGEHPQTGASSQAPTQRNNSVPYSRYHNEWPLGERWSGQSQGPTALVPKPRFSRPIKPPSYETHQQNRGSWETLSSEPVSKPRDRSVCYSQSFEPLRDRSGCYSQSAEPLRDRSLCFSQSAEPLRDRMVSHSQSAEPLRFVSHSQSADLLRDRFLSHSHSADLLRDRSLCYSSELLRDRSMCYSQSAELLRPEAYRADLFYQELTGMEPPGYIPPPSYRRFLPPRSGQIYRADSALVRWKREPVSAEMGEWFSRTAGMSWSERQEDRSMAVVPRRPVHPVPVVPNRSVQYVPFEDPRARHISGGPSGNSLTDADKIRHVNKELPCTAALGQSTHDSAFLPPQGPSTDTHKPALSEQENANRWNRGLNKGSESVAPDQSFSKYSTTFQTRPSQPVIKVERSADQQVKADRITDQGQVKVERTEQVKVDRPAEQVKVDKITDQVKPDRVADQVKIAEVKPERFTDKQIKTDRMPDQTKIDKNPDQGKTDRYCEKQTKLDKLAERIPDKPVKAERILDKPSKSERVPDKQVKADKIPEKLKGDKMSEKQSKSDKLTDKLIKSEKQTKADITVEQLKAEKVTDKQLKADKSLEKGSSESVSTAKTEVVHEPEKKSVKKKLSETIFCLVSVPLSQSSGKSRDQNNNEEKEPESPRIPPPPPPSSSSENSNTLGSLPNQSLKSTSTTSTDLELQALTLGSASSSIITRRAHRRRNSRTKIIKPNPHDELRRYSGAWPGDQYRDQETQTSPELAKSAQHPGPDKMEAQTLPAVPEAEAPAESGSGVPGTSGPAVGTGATGNPGPSGTTGATGNPGPTGTSGAAAAPGASDTSTPFGYPMKGQKSLKLSSNSAFSRTGTFKSTGSHRPPLHPPPHPPPPPPTQPPSQPPPPPPTQPPPKSPPLDQAEDSKSIAGPNPEAFGQFLLKPVSRRSWDAIEELESINKELQEQAGKRPSVDQCIEDLNEAYKDILELTTASNNLPNRSSMQIPDRIKARLSTDPLGMPATTLRSSLVPGSDPEYREVKSAFSRPSTGKSVSFSKQLREEICPAAPPPETGFRDYKTVMAQITQRKACRSVKLDVSTPKETLVRDESLTAQTSSTSSMSAEVPWGDRQPMQDASTLTSPPDYEHICQSLQMARDSGAISRGASVKSKPGSAMSIDNQQHVAMPSGSAADSEQPCCSLTLDNENNSRQEPISLLSEERTSGFRRVTNQSNKLLGNRSVLCGITGGKPIGDKAGLEVNPEVPADWQMQLSLAEKHIATLITGEGSKPGSIEALDEINDIKRNDSIPASNLEDQTNKALEGDNLEACEQIDTQVDKQETDLAQAESQLTLEIRTDGDNRRKEEEEPKLEPENFQQEDSVTKGTELQAQEDEKMHDPSKEPSVILRPNKAAMWTHSGLDPGLLPEFPPDHLPLSVLAYPNRRLSLELDWERSGWEGARWSLGGGWARERRSLDAERQDIGEDRWGLESDRQQSSGEKRGLGGWRGCGIDRQGSDDSDWDLDTDNHNIRDKGRVVDVKKWNPKQGQDQSEDQSSNVSNKDLVVDKYNLVDEPNQGAEGSPRVKEVQGSGRRGRVLSQRIEALHDRFIAPPGHGSEERLARMREVDTVSRMRRLSLRSTDSWDGLYGVAFVSSAEELRRDDRQSLPSPQELPNTEEKEDREIREPCSDSTEPCETQDDHPVSAESEEPSQVEKS, from the exons ATGTACAGTGTGGAAGACTTGCTGATCTCTCATGGATACAAACTGCCCAGGAGTGGCCCCGCCTCATCCTCTGCACCTTACGACAATCGGAACACTGACTGTCGGCGTGACAATGTAGAGAACCGTCCCTCTGGCGGTGGCGGGGCCTTGAACGGGTTTGGAACAGCAGAAGGTGGAGGAGACAGCCGGACAGAAACAGGGACAGGGGCCTACAGACCAACTCAGTCAGTAAAAGCATATccggaaaacaacaacaatatcaaCGAGGGACCTGAACGTATCCAGAGGAGGCTGGAAGTTCCTGTTGGTTTCCTTGGTGATCTGCAGCCTCTAGGAGACTCACTTGCTACTGACAGTGG GTTTTATGACGCTCCCAGCTTGACGTTTTCTGAACACACAGATGAGCGAGATATTGCCTTTTGGAGAAGGAGAGGGCAAGACTTCAGTGCCCTGTTGGACTTTGCTGACCCTAGGGAGTTGCGTGTGTCTGGAGGGGCTTGGAGAGGCCCAGTGCTGGCTCCTGAGGAGCTAAGGACAGAAAGGCCATTGGCGAGATGGGAAGAAGTGCAGTGGATGCGAGAGCCCATAGACTCAGGCCCAGAGACACTACGAGTGACTGGAGAAAGGAAGTGCCAAAGCCTGGGCACGGAGGAGTGGCGTCCTGCAGTAGGTCTGGGCCGGCAGTTATCTGATGGAGAAGCTGAACGCTGGTCTCAGGAGCAGCAGCACCGTTTGCGGCCCACAGAAGGCAGTGTGCCTGCCACGGTCAGGATGAAGTCTCAGTCACTGCCCCGagttctctctcctgaagatcCACAGTATGGAGAACATCCCCAAACAGGTGCCTCAAGCCAGGCCCCTACGCAAAGAAACAACTCTGTGCCATACAGTCGTTATCATAATGAATGGCCATTAGGAGAACGGTGGAGTGGTCAGAGTCAAGGTCCCACTGCACTTGTGCCAAAGCCACGTTTCAGTCGTCCCATAAAGCCCCCATCTTATGAGACTCACCAGCAGAATAGGGGGAGTTGGGAAACTCTTTCCTCTGAACCAGTTTCTAAACCCAGAGACCGGTCGGTTTGCTATTCTCAGAGCTTTGAACCATTAAGAGACAGGTCTGGATGCTATTCTCAGAGTGCAGAGCCATTACGGGATCGGTCCTTGTGCTTTTCACAGAGTGCAGAGCCACTGAGAGATCGAATGGTGAGCCATTCCCAAAGTGCTGAACCGCTACGATTTGTTAGTCATTCACAAAGTGCAGACCTGTTAAGAGACCGCTTTTTAAGCCACTCTCACAGTGCTGACCTTTTAAGGGACAGATCACTTTGTTATAGCTCAGAACTACTTCGAGACAGGTCTATGTGTTACTCACAGAGTGCAGAATTATTGAGACCAGAGGCATATAGGGCAGATCTGTTTTATCAGGAATTGACTGGTATGGAGCCCCCTGGTTACATCCCACCCCCCTCTTACAGGAGATTTCTGCCTCCCAGGAGTGGACAGATTTACCGTGCTGACTCTGCCCTTGTCCGATGGAAACGAGAACCAGTAAGTGCTGAGATGGGTGAGTGGTTTTCAAGAACAGCAGGAATGTCATGGTCAGAACGTCAGGAAGACAGGAGTATGGCAGTTGTTCCCAGACGGCCAGTGCATCCGGTGCCAGTTGTACCAAATCGATCTGTTCAGTATGTCCCGTTTGAAGACCCACGTGCTAGGCATATCTCAGGGGGGCCCAGTGGAAACTCACTCACAGATGCAGACAAGATCCGACATGTCAACAAAGAGCTTCCCTGCACTGCAGCTTTAGGACAATCCACACATGATAGTGCCTTCCTCCCTCCACAGGGGCCGAGCACGGACACTCACAAACCAGCTCTCAGTGAACAGGAGAATGCTAACCGATGGAATAGAGGGTTGAACAAAGGTAGTGAAAGTGTAGCACCAGACCAGAGCTTTTCCAAGTACTCTACAACATTTCAGACAAGACCCTCACAACCAGTAATAAAAGTTGAGCGGAGTGCAGATCAGCAGGTTAAGGCAGACAGAATTACAGACCAAGGGCAAGTCAAGGTAGAGAGAACAGAACAGGTTAAAGTGGACAGACCTGCAGAGCAGGTCAAAGTAGACAAAATTACAGACCAAGTCAAGCCAGACAGAGTTGCAGATCAAGTCAAAATTGCAGAAGTTAAGCCAGAACGATTTACagacaaacagattaaaacagatAGAATGCCAGACCAAACGAAAATAGATAAAAATCCAGACCAGGGTAAAACAGATAGAtactgtgaaaaacaaactaaaCTCGATAAACTGGCAGAGAGGATTCCAGACAAACCAGTTAAAGCTGAGAGAATTCTAGACAAGCCCAGTAAATCAGAGAGAGTTCCTGACAAACAAGTCAAAGCAGACAAAATTCCAGAAAAGCTTAAGGGAGACAAGATGTcagaaaaacaaagtaaatCAGATAAATTAACGGACAAGCTCATTAAgtcagagaaacagacaaaagcAGACATAACTGTAGAACAGTTAAAAGCTGAGAAAGTCACAGACAAACAGCTAAAGGCAGACAAATCCCTTGAAAAGGGTTCCTCAGAAAGCGTTTCCACAGCAAAGACAGAAGTAGTACATGAGCCTGAgaagaaaagtgtgaaaaagaaattaagCGAGACTATATTCTGCCTGGTGTCTGTCCCTCTTTcacaatctagtggaaagtcaaGAGATCAAAACaacaatgaagaaaaagaacCTGAATCCCCTCGTAttcctccccctccaccaccaagCTCCTCAAGTGAAAACAGCAACACCCTTGGTTCTCTGCCAAACCAAAGCCTCAAAAGCACATCCACCACCTCCACTGATTTGGAACTACAGGCACTTACACTTGGCAGTGCTTCCAGTAGCATAATCACCAGAAGAGCTCATCGCAGGAGAAACTCTCGCACTAAAATAATTAAGCCAAACCCCCATGATGAGCTGAGACGATATTCTGGGGCTTGGCCAGGGGACCAGTATCGTGACCAGGAAACCCAAACTAGTCCAGAACTTGCAAAGAGTGCTCAACATCCAGGTCCTGATAAAATGGAAGCACAAACACTGCCTGCTGTTCCAGAAGCAGAAGCACCTGCTGAAAGTGGGTCAGGAGTTCCAGGTACTTCTGGGCCTGCAGTAGGCACAGGGGCTACAGGAAATCCAGGGCCTTCAGGAACTACAGGGGCTACAGGAAATCCAGGGCCTACAGGAACTTCAGGGGCTGCAGCAGCCCCTGGGGCCTCAGACACCAGTACTCCTTTTGGGTATCCTATGAAAGGTCAGAAAAGTCTGAAACTATCCAGCAACAGTGCCTTTTCAAGAACAGGCACCTTCAAGAGCACAGGTTCACACAGACCTCCATTACATCCTCCTCCacatccaccaccaccacctccaacCCAACCACCATcccaaccaccaccaccacccccaaCACAGCCTCCACCCAAATCACCCCCCTTGGATCAAGCTGAAGATTCAAAGTCAATTGCTGGCCCTAACCCAGAGGCTTTCGGTCAATTCCTGTTGAAGCCAGTGAGCCGAAGGTCTTGGGATGCCATTGAAGAGCTAGAGTCCATTAATAAGGAATTGCAAGAGCAAGCAGGTAAGCGTCCTAGTGTGGACCAGTGCATCGAAGATCTTAATGAGGCCTACAAAGATATCCTGGAGCTTACCACTGCCAGCAATAACCTTCCCAACCGTTCCTCCATGCAAATCCCTGATCGTATAAAAGCAAGACTGTCCACTGATCCATTGGGAATGCCTGCAACCACACTTAGGTCCAGCCTGGTACCAGGAAGTGATCCAGAATACAGGGAGGTTAAGAGTGCCTTTTCCCGGCCATCAACAGGGAAGAGTGTTAGCTTCAGCAAACAGCTGAGGGAGGAGATTTGTCCAGCAGCTCCTCCACCAGAAACAGGTTTCAGAGATTATAAAACAGTAATGGCCCAGATTACTCAGCGCAAAGCCTGCAGATCAGTGAAGCTGGATGTCTCAACTCCTAAGGAAACTCTAGTCAGAGATGAGAGTTTGACTGCACAAACCTCCTCCACTTCATCCATGTCAGCTGAGGTCCCATGGGGAGACAGGCAGCCCATGCAGGATGCCTCGACCCTAACCAGCCCCCCAGACTATGAGCACATCTGTCAATCACTCCAAATGGCCCGTGATTCTGGGGCAATCAGCCGAGGAGCTTCTGTAAAATCCAAACCAGGTAGTGCCATGAGCATTGATAATCAGCAGCATGTGGCCATGCCTAGTGGATCTGCAGCAGATTCAGAGCAGCCTTGCTGCTCGTTAACATTagataatgaaaataattcaaGACAGGAGCCAATATCTTTATTAAGTGAAGAGAGAACCTCTGGCTTTAGAAGGGTAACAAATCAGAGTAACAAACTCCTTGGTAACAGGAGTGTGCTATGTGGCATTACAGGTGGCAAGCCAATAGGAGACAAAGCAGGTTTAGAGGTGAACCCAGAAGTACCAGCTGACTGGCAGATGCAGCTGTCACTAGCTGAGAAGCATATTGCCACACTTATCACTGGGGAAGGGTCCAAGCCTGGGTCAATTGAGGCTCTAGATGAAATAAATGACATTAAGAGGAATGACAGCATCCCTGCCAGTAATTTAGAAGATCAAACAAACAAGGCACTGGAAGGAGACAACCTTGAAGCCTGTGAACAGATTGATACCCAAGTAGACAAGCAAGAGACTGACCTAGCACAGGCTGAAAGTCAGTTGACTCTAGAAATAAGAACTGATGGTGAtaacagaaggaaagaagaagaagagccaAAGTTAGAGCCAGAAAATTTCCAACAAGAAGACTCTGTGACTAAAGGTACAGAACTGCAAGCCCAAGAGGACGAGAAAATGCATGACCCCAGCAAGGAACCAAGTGTGATTTTAAGGCCAAACAAGGCTGCAATGTGGACTCATTCAGGCCTAGACCCAGGGCTACTGCCAGAGTTTCCCCCGGATCACCTTCCCCTGTCTGTATTAGCTTATCCAAATCGTAGATTATCTTTAGAGTTGGATTGGGAGAGAAGTGGCTGGGAGGGAGCTAGATGGAGCCTTGGAGGGGGTTGGGCAAGAGAAAGGCGATCCCTTGATGCTGAGAGGCAGGACATAGGCGAGGATAGGTGGGGTTTAGAAAGTGATAGACAACAATCCAGTGGTGAAAAGCGTGGTCTAGGCGGTTGGCGTGGGTGTGGGATTGATAGACAGGGTTCAGATGATTCAGATTGGGATTTAGACACTGATAACCACAATATAAGGGATAAAGGTAGGGTTGtagatgtaaaaaaatggaACCCTAAGCAAGGGCAGGATCAAAGTGAAGACCAAAGCAGTAATGTGTCTAATAAAGACTTAGTGGTGGACAAATATAACTTGGTAGATGAACCGAATCAAGGTGCTGAAGGGAGTCCCAGGGTCAAGGAGGTGCAAGGCTCAGGAAGACGGGGCAGAGTGCTCTCTCAACGAATTGAGGCCCTGCATGATCGTTTTATAGCTCCACCTGGACATGGTTCTGAAGAGAGACTTGCCCGTATGAGGGAGGTGGACACTGTCTCCCGCATGAGACGCCTTAGCCTTCGTAGCACAGACTCATGGGATGGACTGTATGGGGTAGCCTTTGTTTCTAGTGCTGAAGAGCTGAGGAGGGATGATAGACAGTCCCTTCCTTCACCCCAGGAACTTCCAAACACAGAAGAAAAGGAGGACAGAGAAATCAGAGAGCCCTGCTCAGACAGCACTGAGCCTTGTGAGACACAAGATGACCATCCAGTTTCAGCAG AATCGGAGGAGCCCAGCCAGGTGGAGAAGTCATAG